A genomic region of Pseudomonas migulae contains the following coding sequences:
- the betA gene encoding choline dehydrogenase, translating into MSQEFDYIIIGAGSAGNTLATRLTEDEGVTVLLLEAGGPDYRLDFRTQMPAALAFPLQGRRYNWAYETDPEPHMDGRRMECGRGKGLGGSSLINGMCYIRGNAMDYDNWAKLPGLEDWDYLNCLPYFRKAETRDIGPNDYHGGDGPVSVTTPKAGNNPLFHAMVEAGVQAGYPRTEDLNGYQQEGFGPMDRTVTPNGRRASTARGYLDVAKKRSTLTIVTHALTDKILFEGKRAVGVRYLIGAAEERVEARARKEVLLCSGAIASPQILQRSGVGPAELLNKLDIPVVHDLPGVGENLQDHLELYLQYACTQPVSLYPSLLWYNQPAIGAEWLFNGTGIGASNQFEAGGFIRTREEFDWPNIQYHFLPVAINYNGSNGVKEHGFQAHMGSMRSPSRGRIQAKSKDPREYPSILFNYMATEQDWQEFRDGIRLTREIMQQPALDAFRGREISPGIEVQTDEQLDKFIREHAETAFHPSCSCKMGTDEMAVVDAEGRVHGMQALRVVDASIMPIITTGNLNAPTIMIAEKIADKIRGRQPLPRSKADYYVAGDAPVRGKPLRDVSLTAQ; encoded by the coding sequence ATGTCCCAAGAATTCGATTACATCATCATCGGTGCCGGCTCCGCCGGTAACACCCTGGCGACCCGTCTGACTGAAGACGAAGGCGTCACCGTCCTGCTGCTCGAAGCCGGCGGCCCGGACTATCGTCTGGACTTCCGCACGCAAATGCCGGCCGCCCTGGCGTTCCCGCTGCAAGGTCGTCGCTACAACTGGGCCTACGAAACCGATCCAGAGCCGCACATGGACGGTCGCCGGATGGAATGCGGGCGCGGCAAGGGCCTGGGTGGTTCTTCGCTGATCAACGGCATGTGCTACATCCGCGGCAACGCGATGGATTACGACAACTGGGCCAAGCTGCCAGGTCTTGAAGACTGGGACTACCTGAACTGCCTGCCGTATTTCCGCAAGGCTGAAACCCGCGACATCGGCCCGAACGACTACCACGGTGGCGACGGTCCGGTCAGCGTGACCACGCCGAAGGCCGGCAACAACCCGCTGTTCCACGCGATGGTTGAAGCCGGCGTGCAAGCCGGTTACCCGCGCACCGAAGACCTGAACGGTTACCAACAGGAAGGTTTCGGCCCGATGGACCGTACCGTGACGCCGAACGGCCGTCGCGCCAGCACCGCGCGCGGTTACCTGGACGTCGCCAAGAAGCGCTCGACCCTGACCATCGTCACCCACGCCCTGACCGACAAGATCCTGTTCGAAGGCAAGCGTGCGGTCGGCGTGCGTTACCTGATCGGCGCGGCTGAAGAACGCGTTGAAGCCCGCGCCCGCAAAGAAGTGTTGCTGTGCTCCGGCGCCATCGCTTCGCCGCAGATTCTGCAACGCTCCGGCGTCGGCCCGGCCGAACTGCTGAACAAGCTCGACATCCCGGTGGTCCACGACCTGCCAGGCGTCGGCGAAAACCTGCAGGATCACCTCGAGCTGTACCTGCAATACGCCTGCACCCAACCCGTCTCGCTGTACCCATCGCTGCTCTGGTACAACCAGCCGGCCATCGGTGCCGAATGGCTGTTCAACGGCACCGGCATCGGCGCCAGCAACCAGTTCGAAGCCGGCGGTTTCATCCGTACCCGTGAAGAATTCGATTGGCCGAACATCCAGTACCACTTCTTGCCGGTGGCGATTAACTACAACGGCAGCAACGGCGTGAAAGAGCACGGCTTCCAGGCGCACATGGGTTCCATGCGTTCGCCGAGCCGCGGTCGCATCCAGGCCAAGTCCAAGGATCCGCGCGAGTACCCGAGCATCCTGTTCAACTACATGGCCACCGAGCAGGACTGGCAGGAATTCCGCGACGGCATCCGCCTGACCCGTGAAATCATGCAACAGCCTGCACTGGACGCCTTCCGTGGCCGCGAAATCAGCCCGGGCATTGAAGTGCAAACCGATGAGCAGCTCGACAAGTTCATCCGCGAGCACGCCGAAACCGCGTTCCACCCGTCCTGCTCGTGCAAGATGGGCACCGACGAAATGGCCGTGGTCGATGCCGAAGGTCGTGTGCATGGCATGCAAGCCCTGCGTGTAGTCGATGCCTCGATCATGCCGATCATCACCACCGGCAACCTGAACGCGCCAACGATCATGATCGCCGAGAAAATCGCCGACAAGATCCGTGGTCGCCAGCCGTTACCGCGCAGCAAGGCCGATTACTACGTGGCCGGTGATGCACCGGTGCGTGGCAAGCCGTTGCGGGATGTGAGCCTGACTGCTCAGTAA
- a CDS encoding TldD/PmbA family protein, which produces MSTSNNQADGFKTLVNWLRDAIREPEQFTLSYAAESSAFVRFNHAKVRQAGQVQQASVGFKLINEGRHADLDITLSGEAEVDLQRLAEGLQQLRDTLPLLPKDPYLLLNHNGWQSKNVQVHPLPDTEQVVAEITQAAEGLDLVGFYAAGPISRGFASSSGAFGWHQANSFNFDFSLFHDNGQAVKASYAGHDWSSEGFAKRFAQAREQLAFLGRPQRTLPPGQYRAYLAPAAMGEIMDILGWGGFSAQSIASKNSPLQKLYAGDSSFSPLVSVDEKVSGSLSPAFSGEGYPRSDLKLIVEGKAGAQMVSSRSAAEYGLTANGASGGEMPSALNMAAGALPDAEILKQLGTGLYISNLWYLNYSDQPGARMTGMTRFATFWVENGEIQAPVSTMRFDDSAYSLLGSQLEALTEERELLLSASTYSQRATASALLPGALVSRLTLTL; this is translated from the coding sequence ATGAGTACGTCCAACAATCAGGCCGATGGGTTCAAGACCCTGGTCAACTGGCTGCGCGACGCGATTCGCGAGCCGGAGCAATTCACCCTCAGCTACGCCGCCGAGTCGTCGGCCTTCGTGCGTTTCAACCATGCGAAGGTGCGTCAGGCCGGTCAGGTTCAGCAAGCCAGTGTCGGCTTCAAACTGATCAACGAGGGCCGGCATGCGGACCTCGACATTACGCTGTCAGGCGAGGCCGAAGTCGACCTCCAACGGCTGGCCGAAGGTCTGCAACAGTTGCGCGACACCTTGCCGTTGCTGCCGAAAGATCCGTATCTGCTGCTCAACCACAATGGCTGGCAGAGCAAGAACGTGCAGGTGCATCCGCTGCCGGATACCGAGCAGGTGGTTGCCGAAATCACTCAGGCTGCCGAAGGGCTGGACCTGGTGGGTTTCTATGCGGCAGGTCCGATCAGTCGTGGTTTCGCCAGTTCCTCGGGCGCGTTTGGCTGGCATCAGGCCAACAGCTTCAACTTTGACTTCAGCCTGTTTCATGACAACGGACAAGCGGTGAAAGCCAGCTACGCCGGGCATGACTGGAGCAGCGAAGGGTTTGCCAAACGCTTTGCCCAGGCACGCGAGCAGTTGGCTTTTCTCGGCAGGCCGCAACGCACTCTGCCGCCCGGTCAGTACCGCGCCTATCTGGCACCGGCCGCCATGGGCGAAATCATGGACATCCTCGGCTGGGGCGGTTTTTCGGCGCAGTCGATCGCCAGTAAAAACAGCCCGCTGCAGAAGCTATACGCGGGCGACAGTTCGTTCAGCCCGCTCGTGTCCGTCGATGAAAAGGTTAGCGGTTCGTTGAGCCCGGCGTTCTCCGGCGAGGGTTATCCGCGCAGCGATCTCAAGCTGATTGTCGAGGGCAAGGCCGGCGCGCAAATGGTCAGCTCGCGCAGTGCCGCCGAATACGGCCTGACCGCCAACGGCGCCAGCGGCGGTGAAATGCCCAGTGCATTGAACATGGCAGCCGGGGCGTTGCCTGATGCGGAGATTCTCAAGCAACTGGGCACGGGGCTGTACATCAGCAATCTGTGGTACTTGAACTACTCGGACCAACCGGGGGCGCGCATGACCGGCATGACGCGGTTTGCGACGTTCTGGGTCGAGAATGGCGAGATACAGGCGCCGGTCAGCACCATGCGTTTCGATGACAGCGCCTACAGTTTGCTGGGTTCACAGCTGGAAGCGCTGACCGAAGAGCGCGAGTTGTTGCTGTCGGCGAGCACTTACAGTCAGCGGGCCACGGCTTCGGCGTTGTTGCCGGGTGCGCTCGTCAGCCGGCTGACCTTAACTCTGTAA
- a CDS encoding NAD(P)/FAD-dependent oxidoreductase, whose protein sequence is MRSTEVVIIGAGAAGLMCALTAAGRGRKVVLLDHANKAGKKILMSGGGRCNFTNMYTEPGNFLSQNEHFCKSALARYTQWDFIGMVAKHGVPYHEKKLGQLFCDNKSSDILEMLLNECDQVGVSLHLDTSIQTIEKLESGYLLDTTLGQITCESLVIATGGLSIPTLGATGFGYQVAKQFGHDLLPTRAGLVPFTITDQLKELCTELSGTSVDCLVSCNDQSFRENILFTHRGLSGPAILQISSFWESGDTVEINLMPDHDVPSWLQQQQAERPNSELKTLLGEIFTKKMANLLADDWFVSKPMKQYTHAEIADIAEKLASWKVVPAGTEGYRTAEVTLGGVDTHEVSSKTMESLKSPGLYFIGEVLDVTGHLGGFNFQWAWASGYAAAQFV, encoded by the coding sequence TTGCGCTCTACCGAAGTCGTGATCATTGGCGCTGGCGCCGCAGGGTTGATGTGTGCGCTGACCGCCGCCGGGCGCGGGCGCAAGGTGGTGTTGCTTGACCATGCGAACAAGGCCGGCAAGAAAATCCTGATGTCGGGCGGTGGCCGCTGTAATTTCACCAACATGTACACCGAACCCGGCAATTTCCTTTCGCAAAACGAACACTTCTGCAAATCCGCCCTGGCGCGCTACACCCAATGGGATTTCATCGGGATGGTCGCCAAACATGGCGTGCCCTATCACGAGAAAAAACTCGGCCAGCTGTTCTGCGATAACAAATCCAGCGACATCCTCGAGATGCTGCTCAACGAATGCGATCAGGTCGGCGTCAGCCTGCACCTGGACACTTCGATCCAGACCATCGAGAAGCTTGAAAGCGGTTACTTGCTGGACACCACGCTGGGCCAGATCACCTGTGAATCCCTGGTGATCGCCACCGGCGGCCTGTCGATTCCGACCTTGGGCGCTACCGGTTTCGGTTATCAGGTCGCGAAACAGTTTGGCCACGACCTGTTGCCGACCCGCGCCGGCCTGGTGCCGTTCACCATCACCGATCAGCTCAAGGAGCTGTGCACCGAGCTGTCCGGCACGTCGGTCGATTGCCTGGTGAGCTGCAACGATCAAAGTTTCCGCGAGAATATTCTGTTCACCCATCGCGGCCTCAGCGGTCCCGCGATCTTGCAGATTTCCTCGTTCTGGGAATCGGGCGACACGGTTGAAATCAACCTGATGCCGGACCACGACGTGCCGAGCTGGCTGCAACAGCAGCAAGCCGAGCGCCCGAACAGCGAACTGAAAACCCTGCTTGGCGAGATCTTCACCAAGAAGATGGCCAACCTGCTGGCGGACGACTGGTTCGTCTCCAAACCGATGAAGCAGTACACCCACGCGGAAATCGCCGACATCGCCGAAAAACTGGCGAGCTGGAAAGTCGTGCCGGCCGGCACCGAGGGGTATCGCACGGCGGAAGTGACCCTGGGCGGCGTCGATACCCATGAAGTCTCGTCCAAGACCATGGAATCGCTGAAAAGCCCTGGGTTGTATTTCATTGGTGAAGTGCTGGATGTCACCGGACACCTGGGCGGCTTCAACTTCCAGTGGGCCTGGGCCTCCGGTTACGCGGCTGCGCAATTCGTCTGA
- the dbpA gene encoding ATP-dependent RNA helicase DbpA yields the protein MLANLDSLGYAQMTPIQAQSLPVILKGMDLIAQAKTGSGKTAAFGIGLLNPINPRFFGCQALVICPTRELADQVAKELRRLARAEDNIKILTLCGGVAFGPQIGSLEHGAHIIVGTPGRIQQHLRKGSLILHGLNTLILDEADRMLDMGFYDSIEEIIAQCPERRQTLLFSATYPVGIKQLASKFMRNPQQVKAEAFHDDTQIEQRFYEISPEERMDAVVKVLAHHRPASCVAFCFTKQQVQETVDHLTAKGISAVGLHGDLEQRDRDQVLAMFANRSTSVLVATDVAARGLDIDALDMVINVELARDSEIHIHRVGRTGRAGEKGIAISLVAPSEAHRAQAIEQLQKSPLSWDQLDNLKSQGGGPLLPVMSTLVIGAGRKDKVRPGDILGALTGDAGIPGAQVGKIAIFDFQAYVAVERGIAKQALQRLNDGKIKGRSLRVRIL from the coding sequence ATGCTGGCTAACCTCGACTCCCTCGGTTATGCCCAGATGACGCCGATCCAGGCGCAAAGCTTGCCGGTGATCCTGAAAGGGATGGACCTGATCGCCCAGGCCAAGACCGGCAGCGGCAAGACCGCCGCCTTCGGTATCGGCCTGCTGAACCCGATCAATCCGCGCTTCTTCGGTTGCCAGGCACTGGTCATCTGCCCGACTCGCGAGCTGGCGGACCAGGTTGCCAAGGAACTCCGTCGTCTGGCCCGCGCCGAAGACAACATCAAGATCCTGACCCTGTGCGGCGGCGTAGCGTTTGGCCCGCAGATCGGTTCGCTGGAGCATGGCGCGCACATCATCGTCGGCACCCCGGGTCGCATCCAGCAGCACCTGCGCAAGGGTTCGCTGATCCTTCATGGTCTGAACACGCTGATCCTCGACGAAGCCGACCGCATGCTCGACATGGGTTTCTACGATTCCATCGAAGAAATCATCGCCCAGTGCCCTGAGCGTCGCCAGACCCTGCTGTTCTCCGCCACGTATCCAGTGGGCATCAAGCAACTGGCTTCGAAGTTCATGCGCAATCCGCAGCAAGTGAAAGCCGAAGCGTTCCACGACGACACGCAAATCGAGCAGCGCTTCTACGAGATTTCCCCGGAAGAGCGCATGGATGCCGTGGTCAAAGTCCTCGCGCATCACCGTCCGGCGTCCTGCGTGGCCTTCTGCTTCACCAAGCAGCAGGTTCAGGAAACCGTTGATCACCTGACCGCCAAAGGCATCTCCGCCGTCGGTTTGCATGGCGATCTGGAACAGCGTGATCGCGACCAGGTGCTGGCGATGTTCGCCAACCGCAGTACCTCGGTACTGGTTGCCACTGATGTCGCCGCGCGCGGTCTGGACATCGATGCGCTGGACATGGTGATCAACGTCGAACTGGCCCGTGATTCGGAAATCCACATTCACCGTGTTGGCCGTACCGGTCGTGCGGGTGAGAAAGGTATTGCGATCAGCCTGGTCGCCCCGTCGGAAGCGCACCGCGCGCAAGCCATCGAGCAACTGCAGAAGTCGCCGTTGAGCTGGGATCAGCTGGACAACCTCAAATCCCAGGGCGGCGGACCGTTGCTGCCGGTGATGAGTACGCTGGTCATCGGCGCGGGCCGTAAAGACAAAGTTCGTCCGGGTGACATTCTAGGCGCGTTGACTGGCGATGCCGGTATTCCGGGCGCGCAGGTTGGCAAGATTGCGATTTTCGACTTCCAGGCGTATGTGGCTGTTGAACGCGGGATCGCCAAGCAGGCCTTGCAGCGCTTGAATGACGGCAAGATCAAAGGCCGCTCGCTGCGCGTGCGTATTTTGTAA
- the mdtD gene encoding multidrug transporter subunit MdtD yields MPNRPPLDAVTARWVPWVVAIAFFMQSLDGTILNTALPAMARDLAEDPLRMQGVIIAYMLTVALLIPASGWIADRFGTKKIFFGAILLFSLGSLLCALSSTLSMLIGARVIQGLGGALMLPVGRLVVLRAYPRSELVRIMGFITIPGLLGPLIGPTMGGWMVEYLTWHWIFLINLPVGAIGCYAVWKFIPDLRGSERTRFDSLGFLLFGAAMVLITVAMEGLGELHLPHLRVMLLLFGGMACLAAYWLRAGHIENPLFAPSLFKTRTFAVGILGNLFARLGSGALPFLVPLLLQVALGYSPSQAGMSMLPLAAAAMVAKSVARPLIERLGYRIVLTGNTLALGLMLASMGLVSEQTPYWLLLGMLAILGAINSLQFTAMNTVTLIDLDDASASSGNSLLSVVAQLSLSLGVACAGALLGGFTAEVGNDGVNTVLGAFQLTFVTVGIMAMLAATIFSQLSKEDGRRVKRPEEHIEH; encoded by the coding sequence ATGCCCAACCGCCCGCCTCTCGACGCCGTCACCGCCCGCTGGGTTCCATGGGTCGTTGCCATCGCTTTCTTCATGCAGTCCCTCGACGGAACCATCCTCAACACCGCCCTGCCGGCGATGGCCCGCGACCTGGCGGAAGATCCGCTGCGCATGCAGGGCGTGATCATCGCCTACATGCTCACCGTCGCCCTGCTGATCCCCGCCTCGGGCTGGATCGCCGATCGCTTCGGCACCAAGAAAATCTTCTTCGGCGCGATCCTGCTGTTCAGTCTCGGCTCTCTGCTCTGCGCCCTGTCGAGCACCTTGAGCATGCTGATCGGCGCCCGAGTGATTCAGGGCCTGGGCGGTGCGCTGATGCTCCCGGTCGGGCGGCTGGTGGTGCTGCGCGCCTACCCCCGCTCGGAACTGGTGCGGATCATGGGTTTCATCACCATTCCCGGCCTGCTCGGCCCGTTGATCGGCCCGACCATGGGCGGCTGGATGGTCGAATACCTGACCTGGCACTGGATCTTCCTGATCAACCTGCCCGTCGGCGCCATCGGTTGCTATGCGGTGTGGAAATTCATTCCCGACCTGCGCGGCAGCGAACGCACGCGTTTCGACAGCCTCGGTTTCTTGCTGTTTGGCGCGGCGATGGTGCTGATCACCGTCGCCATGGAGGGCCTCGGCGAACTGCACCTGCCACACTTGCGCGTGATGTTGCTGTTGTTCGGCGGCATGGCCTGTCTGGCGGCGTACTGGCTGCGGGCCGGGCACATCGAGAATCCGCTGTTCGCGCCGTCGCTGTTCAAAACCCGAACGTTTGCCGTGGGGATCCTCGGCAACCTGTTCGCCCGCCTGGGCAGCGGCGCGTTGCCGTTCCTCGTGCCGTTGCTGCTGCAAGTGGCGCTGGGTTACTCGCCGTCCCAGGCCGGGATGAGCATGTTGCCGCTGGCCGCAGCGGCGATGGTCGCCAAGTCGGTGGCGCGGCCGCTGATCGAACGTCTGGGCTATCGCATCGTGCTCACCGGCAACACGCTGGCACTGGGGCTGATGCTGGCGAGCATGGGCCTGGTCAGCGAGCAGACGCCGTACTGGCTGCTGCTGGGCATGCTGGCGATCCTCGGTGCGATCAACTCCTTGCAGTTCACCGCGATGAACACCGTGACCCTGATCGACCTCGACGACGCCAGCGCCAGCAGCGGCAACAGCCTGCTGTCGGTGGTCGCACAATTGTCCCTGAGCCTCGGCGTTGCGTGTGCCGGCGCCCTGCTCGGCGGGTTTACGGCGGAGGTCGGCAATGACGGTGTGAACACGGTACTGGGCGCGTTCCAACTGACGTTTGTGACCGTCGGAATCATGGCAATGCTGGCCGCGACGATCTTCTCGCAGCTTTCAAAGGAAGACGGACGGCGCGTCAAGCGTCCGGAAGAACACATCGAACATTGA
- a CDS encoding TldD/PmbA family protein, whose protein sequence is MFDFHPQLKQRFAALRTGAEFFSLRYVRESGQYLSVRKNVAEPPSLSRDEGAMLTVRVNGVEAYAATNDLSQSGLQAALEKAEQQARRLKPHALLDLRDHAVSSDRADYFSPNFDQPFPSLSDCYQLLGAESASVPKDERLVNWQVSIGITNVEQIYLSSAGAELRQAQRFIYPSLEVTAYDGSDSQTRTLGRENFGQQGGFDVISRCGLVGAGPKIADQALQLLLAPNTPQGPRDLLLMPDQMMLQIHESIGHPLELDRILGDERNYAGTSFVKAEDFGHLQYGSKLLNVTFDPDIPEQLASYGHDDDGTAASKQFLIKEGLLLRPLGGALSQFRAGMDGVANSRACGWNRPPIDRMANLNIEPGDQPLEQLIGNIEHGILMSTNRSWSIDDARNKFQFGCEWAQLIENGELKGVVKNPNYRAISAQFWKSLSAVGDASTFKVLGTPNCGKGEPNQVIRVGHASPACVFSNVDVFGGDA, encoded by the coding sequence ATGTTCGATTTCCACCCCCAGCTCAAGCAGCGCTTCGCTGCGTTGCGCACGGGCGCTGAATTCTTTTCGCTGCGTTATGTGCGCGAGTCCGGCCAATACCTGTCGGTGCGCAAGAACGTTGCCGAACCTCCAAGCCTGAGTCGTGACGAAGGCGCGATGCTGACCGTGCGCGTCAACGGCGTCGAAGCCTACGCGGCGACCAACGACCTGTCGCAATCCGGCCTGCAAGCCGCGCTGGAAAAAGCCGAGCAGCAAGCCCGTCGGCTCAAGCCCCACGCCCTGCTCGACCTGCGTGACCATGCTGTTTCCAGCGACCGCGCCGATTACTTTTCACCCAACTTCGACCAGCCTTTCCCGTCCCTGAGCGACTGCTATCAGCTGCTCGGCGCCGAATCCGCATCCGTGCCCAAGGACGAGCGACTGGTGAACTGGCAGGTGAGCATCGGCATCACCAACGTCGAACAGATCTACCTCAGCAGCGCCGGCGCTGAACTGCGTCAGGCTCAGCGTTTCATCTACCCGAGCCTGGAAGTCACCGCCTACGACGGCAGCGACAGCCAGACCCGCACCCTCGGCCGCGAAAACTTCGGCCAACAAGGCGGCTTTGATGTGATCAGTCGCTGCGGCCTGGTGGGTGCCGGCCCGAAAATCGCCGATCAGGCGCTGCAATTGCTGCTGGCCCCGAACACCCCGCAAGGCCCGCGCGACCTGCTGCTGATGCCCGACCAGATGATGCTGCAGATCCACGAATCCATCGGTCACCCGCTGGAACTGGACCGCATCCTGGGCGACGAGCGCAATTACGCCGGCACCAGTTTCGTCAAGGCAGAAGACTTCGGTCATCTGCAATACGGTTCGAAACTGCTCAACGTGACCTTCGACCCGGACATCCCTGAGCAGCTCGCCAGCTACGGCCATGACGACGACGGCACCGCGGCCAGCAAACAGTTTCTGATCAAGGAAGGCTTGCTGCTGCGTCCACTGGGCGGTGCGCTGTCGCAGTTCCGTGCCGGCATGGACGGCGTCGCCAACAGCCGCGCCTGCGGCTGGAACCGCCCGCCGATCGACCGCATGGCCAACCTGAACATCGAACCTGGCGATCAGCCGCTCGAGCAACTGATCGGCAACATCGAGCACGGTATCTTGATGAGCACCAACCGCTCGTGGTCGATCGACGATGCGCGCAACAAATTCCAGTTCGGTTGCGAATGGGCTCAGCTGATCGAAAACGGCGAACTCAAGGGCGTGGTGAAAAACCCGAACTACCGGGCGATTTCCGCGCAATTCTGGAAAAGCCTCAGCGCCGTCGGCGATGCCAGCACCTTCAAGGTCCTCGGCACGCCGAACTGTGGCAAGGGCGAACCGAATCAGGTGATCCGCGTCGGCCATGCGTCGCCGGCCTGTGTGTTCAGCAATGTGGATGTGTTTGGGGGAGACGCCTGA